A stretch of Lactuca sativa cultivar Salinas chromosome 6, Lsat_Salinas_v11, whole genome shotgun sequence DNA encodes these proteins:
- the LOC111905451 gene encoding norbelladine synthase yields the protein MFGTLSEETEVKVPASKAWKLYGTLELAKVAAGKVLEAIDVVEGDGGVGTILKVTVKRGSDTKYYKEKFTKIDNENMVKEGEVVEGAFLDMGFTFYRIKIEIKDNPNDDTGLSCLVKLSVEYEVKEEAAANASLVTNEPLLAIMSVANEHLLKTS from the exons ATGTTTGGAACCTTATCGGAAGAGACAGAAGTGAAGGTGCCGGCAAGCAAAGCCTGGAAGCTCTACGGCACCCTCGAGCTCGCAAAGGTGGCCGCCGGAAAAGTTCTTGAGGCGATTGATGTTGTTGAAGGCGACGGTGGCGTTGGGACCATTCTCAAGGTCACTGTAAAACGCG GGTCAGACACCAAGTATTACAAAGAGAAATTTACGAAAATCGATAACGAGAACATGGTTAAGGAGGGTGAAGTGGTGGAAGGAGCCTTTCTGGATATGGGATTTACTTTTTACAGGATCAAGATCGAGATCAAAGACAATCCAAATGATGACACAGGTTTGTCTTGTCTTGTAAAATTGTCGGTTGAATACGAGGTTAAAGAAGAGGCTGCTGCTAATGCTTCTCTTGTCACCAATGAGCCTCTTCTCGCCATTATGAGTGTTGCAAACGAGCATCTCTTGAAAACCAGTTGA